From the Primulina tabacum isolate GXHZ01 chromosome 3, ASM2559414v2, whole genome shotgun sequence genome, one window contains:
- the LOC142538225 gene encoding aquaporin PIP2-2-like gives MAKDSNEAFAVKDYHDPPPAPLVDFDELARWSFYRALIAEFVATVLFLYVSVMTVIGYKSQIDPDKGGNGCDGVGSLGIAWVFGGMIFVLVYCTAGISGGHLNPAVTFGLFLARKVSLIRTLLYMAAQCLGAICGVGLVKALQSSQFNKYGGGANQLAAGYSKGVGLGAEIIGTFVLEYTVFSATDPKRNARDSHVPVLAPLPIGFAVFVVVLATSPITGTGINPARSFGPAVIYKNNAVWDDQWLFWVGPFIGAAIAAFYHKYIIRAAAIKAFGSHRSNV, from the exons ATGGCGAAGGACAGTAATGAAGCTTTCGCGGTGAAGGATTACCACGATCCGCCGCCGGCTCCGCTGGTGGATTTCGACGAGCTAGCGAGATGGTCGTTTTACAGAGCGTTGATTGCTGAGTTTGTAGCCACTGTTCTGTTCCTCTACGTCTCCGTCATGACGGTCATAGGGTATAAGAGCCAGATAGACCCCGACAAAGGCGGCAATGGGTGTGACGGCGTCGGCAGCCTCGGGATTGCTTGGGTGTTTGGGGGAATGATCTTCGTGCTTGTTTACTGCACCGCTGGGATCTCAG GAGGGCACCTGAACCCGGCGGTGACGTTCGGGCTGTTCTTGGCTCGCAAGGTGTCGCTAATAAGAACGTTGCTGTATATGGCGGCGCAGTGTTTGGGTGCAATCTGTGGCGTGGGCTTGGTTAAGGCATTGCAATCATCTCAGTTCAACAAATACGGTGGCGGAGCGAACCAGTTGGCTGCCGGATACAGTAAAGGCGTGGGTTTGGGAGCTGAAATCATCGGCACCTTTGTTTTGGAGTACACTGTTTTCTCCGCCACTGATCCTAAAAGAAATGCTAGAGACTCCCATGTCCCT GTCTTGGCTCCACTACCCATTGGATTCGCAGTGTTCGTGGTGGTGCTAGCCACCAGCCCCATCACGGGCACCGGCATCAACCCGGCTCGGAGTTTCGGGCCTGCCGTGATCTACAAAAACAACGCAGTCTGGGATGATCAA TGGCTTTTTTGGGTTGGACCTTTCATTGGAGCTGCCATTGCTGCATTCTatcacaagtacatcataaggGCAGCTGCCATTAAAGCTTTCGGATCTCACAGGAGCAATGTCTAA